From the Lathyrus oleraceus cultivar Zhongwan6 chromosome 4, CAAS_Psat_ZW6_1.0, whole genome shotgun sequence genome, one window contains:
- the LOC127074536 gene encoding G-box-binding factor 1, whose product MGTKEDSTTKPSKLSTSTQEVPVPTVPPSYPDWSNSMQAYYNPGAAPPPYYASTVASPTPHPYMWGGQHPLMAPYGTPVPYPAMYPPGSIYAHPSMVVTPSAMHQTTEFEGKGPDGKDKDSSKKSKGNSANACAKAGESGKAGSGSGNDGFSQSGESGSEGSSNASDENQQESARNKKGGFDLMLVDGANAQNNTAGPISQSPVTGNPVVSMPATNLNMGMDLWNASSASAEAAKMRHSQSGAHGAGGHGEQWMQQDDRELKRQKRKQSNRESARRSRLRKQAECEELQKRVEALGGENRTLRDELQKLSEECEKLTSENNSIKEELERLCGPEIVANLE is encoded by the exons ATGGGGACTAAGGAGGATAGCACAACTAAGCCTTCTAAATTATCTACTTCAACTCAAGAGGTACCGGTACCAACTGTACCGCCATCGTATCCAGATTGGTCAAACTCCATGCAG GCCTACTATAATCCTGGAGCTGCTCCGCCTCCTTATTATGCCTCGACTGTGGCTTCACCGACCCCGCATCCGTATATGTGGGGAGGCCAG CATCCTTTAATGGCGCCATATGGTACTCCGGTCCCGTATCCAGCTATGTACCCTCCTGGGAGTATCTATGCTCATCCTAGCATGGTAGTG ACTCCGAGTGCTATGCACCAAACTACGGAGTTTGAAGGGAAGGGACCGGATGGAAAGGATAAGGATTCATCGAAAAAATCAAAGGGAAATTctgcaaatgcatgtgccaaagCAGGAGAGAGTGGAAAGGCGGGCTCGGGTTCAGGCAATGATGGCTTTTCACAAAG TGGTGAAAGTGGTTCAGAGGGTTCATCAAATGCTAGTGATGAAAACCAACAG GAATCGGCTAGAAACAAGAAGGGAGGCTTTGACCTGATGCTTGTTGACG GAGCCAACGCACAGAACAATACTGCCGGACCCATTTCTCAATCACCGGTTACTGGAAACCCTGTTGTCTCGATGCCTGCAACTAATCTTAATATGGGAATGGACTTATGGAATGCATCTTCTGCTAGTGCTGAAGCCGCAAAAATGCGACACAGTCAATCTGGTGCTCATGGAGCCGGTGGACATGGTGAACAATGGATGCAACAA GATGACCGGGAGCTGAAAAGGCAGAAGAGAAAACAGTCGAATCGGGAGTCGGCGAGGAGGTCTAGACTGCGCAAGCAG GCTGAATGTGAAGAGCTACAAAAGAGGGTGGAGGCGCTGGGAGGTGAGAATCGAACTCTCAGAGACGAGCTTCAGAAACTTTCTGAAGAATGCGAAAAGCTTACATCTGAAAACAATTCTATCAAG GAAGAGTTGGAACGGTTGTGTGGGCCAGAAATAGTTGCTAACCTTGAATGA